GATGACTGTTGCAGTTCCCCTATATCTTGGAAACTCGATGTTTTTCTGATTTGATAGTTCTTTGGCATGCCCGGAAGATTCAAATTCATCCCCATAGAACCAGTCAAAGCATCAACGGAATAGTCGAATTTCAAATTGTAAGAAATTTTATCGAAGTTCTTGTGTATGTAATCGATTCTGTTATCGCTCGGAGTGACATGTCGGTCATTTTCATTTCCTTTGAACTCGTTATTATCGTTCAATCTTCTAATAAAATCGTACAAAAACGAATAAAACGATTGGGGGAATATCAAATTCTGGTATTCAGAAAGCAACTGTTTAGCAGATTGCCTTTGGTTGGGATTGAACAGAATTAGCTTCAAAATCATGTCTCTAACATGAGCATCTGGAATGCCTGAAAGATCGGGAGTGTACTCTTTTTTGATGTACCTGAATAATCCTGATAAAGTGAACAACGGTTCTCCATCCAAATAAAGTTCTCCGATTATACACCCCAAACTAAACAAGTCCATCTGTTCAGTGATTTGGTTCTTACCAGTGAAATGATcgttttcatcaaaattTTGAAGCTTTTCGGACTCGGACCCAGAATTGTAGAACCGCTCAGGGGCCAAGTTGCACACTCTTCTGTCAGATGTATCAAAGTAGAAGGAAAACTGGTTGGGATTATCCTCAGGAATGTAGACGGGTTTGGAATAACTGGCAAAATCAGCTAGCATTATCCAGTTGGAACTAGACACCATAAAGTTCTCTAGTTTCAAGTCACCATGGCGAATGTGGAGATTGCTGTGGAGATTATCGATGATCTTGAGCATCTGAAACGCAATAAAATTCTTCTCAATGGGTTCAAGAAACGGTCTTATAGAAAGCCTGTCATATAAGTTTGTCTTGACCAACTGACGAATAAGATAAGCAGCTCTGTCAGTTTCGatgaacttgttggtgggCAAGTAGCAATTGAATTGGTCCAAAAGTGAAGCTTCTTTTACCATAAGTTCTGTGTATTCCTGCAAGTTTATGTTGAACGAATTGACGTTGTTGGAGGGCTTAATTAAGATTTTGATAATGATGGCATCTCCAGTATTGAGGTCAATGGCTTTGATTGTCTTTAGAAACCGGGAATTATTGATGAGTTCGACATACTGGATATTGTCGAAGATATCCACGTACGAAGAGATGGCCACAGTTGGAGCCGATGGCGCTAGTAGCGATAATCGAGCACCCATAATATGCTTGAGGAATTCGTGTGGTTTCGCGATATCGATAAAATCCCTCTCTAGAGCTATTATTATACAATTCATTATAAAAATATACATATTTTTATTAGAAAAAAATGGAGTATAGATTATCTAGTTAACCAAAGTAGAAGCGGTGGCAGATTCGTACTTCCAGTTAGGAGGCAAGACAGCGACGGTTCTGTAGTATCTGGCCAATCTGTGGATTCTAGATTCgatcaaaatcaatctAAACTTAGAGTCCTTGTCCTTTCTGTTTCTTTCCAAGTGCTTTCTGATGGCAACAGCCTTTCTGATCAAGTAGTACAAGTCTTCTGGGATTTCTGGGGCCAAACCGTTGGACTTCAAAAttctcaagatcttgttaCCAGTGACAACCTTGGAGGCGGTAACACCATGGGCATCTCTTAAAATAACACCAATTTGAGATGGAGTCAAACCCTTTCTGGcgtacttgaagatttgttcaataacGTCGTCAGAAGACAATTTGAACCAAGAAGGAGCGTTTCTAGAATATGGGGTAGCTGAGGAAGACATACCCTTACCCTGAATGAAAAGTTAGTATACGGCTAGGAGTGTTAACAACTACCGTCTTTACAATAGAAAGGACGAGCTGATGTGAGGCGGGGCCAGCACAGACCAGCCTAGTGCACTATGGTTTATCACTCCAATATTGCACCAGGCGAGAGAAAAGTTTTCCGGCTGAAAAACTCTTCCTCCTCGTCGCACATCGTCCAAGtccaatcaacttgaataaaAAGTGGTATTGCACAGTGCTTACAAGGGTATCTAGCAAGTGCCAATTAATAAAAGCAAAATCGACATTTTAAAATATCGGAACTTTTATCAAGGCCTTGACGTAGAATATCCTCCACCGAAACAATCCAGAAATGGTCACTGATTAATCAAAGCAAAGGTATTGCAAAGAACAGACAGATGATATTCTTAAGCGTTAGAACATACATTTGAATGCATACGACCCATTTTGACTAATGTTTTATTATTTGGTTataagatgaagaagaaatttttcattgaaaattttttctAGTTAAACGTGAGGGTGGTGTGGTGTGCGCACGCACTTTTATGCGATGTTCAAATATGTGATGGGATATACTGTAATCCCGCGTAAATATGAGACCAGTTTCCGTCAGCCGACCAAGCATGTTCAATTGTATTTAAAAAAGTAGAATTTGCTTCAATATTGTGTGAAATCAAGTTATTTATcatgttgaagttgttgatattgttttcttttggaaaagaaatAAGTTTTTAAACATCTTTCTCAAATCATTTGCAACATAATTTGCAAAACTTACGAATGGCGAAATTTCCAAACTTTATTGAACATGAACATTTGAATATTCATAGACTCTACCCTTCTAATAACCTTTTATGTATTCGTATTTTTTTACGATTTATAAATCTAAAGTACTTTACTGGATAAGGTCTTGTATCAGGCCAAGCTCCTCCTCATCCTCAATCAGCACTAGTTTGGAAACTCCAGCTTTATCACGGAACAATTCAAGGGCTCCAGCGTACAACATCTTGCTTTGCTGGCCACAAGTAGCTGGCTTCCAGtacaacatcaccaaaggAGACACAGACCTTCCATCTCTGGTTTTATAAGGATAAGACAAGATAACAAATCTAGGAGCATTAGGAGgcaattcttcttccaactcttcgatACTAGTTATGACTTGGTCTTCGTCTTCCCTCTTGACTTCGTATGAGGACTTATCGATTATGTCTGCAAACTGCCGTTAGTACATGAAAATAAAGTATTCAAGTAGGATTAAATTTCACTTACATATAATGGCTTGCATTCCAGGTGCCCGGGCACTGGAAAACCGGAATTTTTGGATTCCCGATAACGTCGGAGAAGCAAATGTATAAAGGTTTGTGGACTAAAGGGAGTT
Above is a window of Yamadazyma tenuis chromosome 1, complete sequence DNA encoding:
- a CDS encoding uncharacterized protein (COG:W; BUSCO:EOG09265I60; EggNog:ENOG503P2XX); the encoded protein is MSTNLYTFASPTLSGIQKFRFSSARAPGMQAIIYIIDKSSYEVKREDEDQVITSIEELEEELPPNAPRFVILSYPYKTRDGRSVSPLVMLYWKPATCGQQSKMLYAGALELFRDKAGVSKLVSIEDEEELGSIQDLIQ
- the RPS13 gene encoding 40S ribosomal protein uS15 (EggNog:ENOG503P1R2; BUSCO:EOG0926514P; COG:J), whose protein sequence is MGRMHSNGKGMSSSATPYSRNAPSWFKLSSDDVIEQIFKYARKGLTPSQIGVILRDAHGVTASKVVTGNKILRILKSNGLAPEIPEDLYYLIRKAVAIRKHLERNRKDKDSKFRLILIESRIHRLARYYRTVAVLPPNWKYESATASTLVN